Proteins from a single region of Starkeya sp. ORNL1:
- a CDS encoding aminotransferase class V-fold PLP-dependent enzyme → MSGDDLLARHGLTPLLNASGTETVFGASPVHADIISEIAAILAVSVDMAELQALASRVIAGVTGAEAGYVTNCTSASIVIAAAAVMTGDDASRAERLPDTQGLRNEIVLQKGHVVNYGSLITGDIRLSGARPVEIGAAFDAAPYQLRAALSPATAAALYVVSHHTAQSGMIALKDFIHEAHAAGVPVIVDAAAEYDWPGIIAAGADLVLFSGQKAMGGPTAGIIAGRADLVRACVIQRHGVGRPMKAGKEAVIGAIAAMQRWSRRDEAAVQAAVLERAERLVALLQGLPGIGASIVPDETGNPFHRVILEVSPALAGGNAHALARAIANGTPRIIVRDLLADRGLLQVDVRRLDADSLALLATRIRDAAGALQALRGT, encoded by the coding sequence GTGTCCGGGGACGATCTGCTCGCGCGCCATGGCCTCACGCCGCTGCTGAACGCCTCAGGCACGGAAACCGTGTTCGGCGCCAGCCCGGTCCATGCCGACATCATCAGTGAGATCGCCGCCATATTGGCGGTTTCCGTCGACATGGCCGAATTGCAGGCGCTCGCCAGCCGGGTGATCGCCGGGGTCACCGGCGCTGAGGCCGGCTACGTCACCAATTGCACTTCGGCCAGCATCGTCATCGCCGCGGCGGCGGTCATGACCGGCGACGATGCCAGCCGCGCCGAGCGGCTGCCGGACACCCAGGGCCTGCGCAACGAGATCGTTCTGCAGAAGGGCCATGTCGTCAACTACGGCTCGCTGATCACTGGCGACATAAGGCTGAGCGGCGCCCGCCCGGTCGAGATCGGCGCCGCCTTCGATGCCGCCCCATACCAGCTGCGCGCCGCGCTCAGTCCCGCCACGGCGGCGGCGCTCTATGTGGTCTCCCACCACACCGCGCAGAGCGGCATGATCGCGCTCAAGGATTTCATCCATGAGGCGCATGCCGCCGGCGTGCCGGTGATTGTCGATGCCGCCGCCGAATATGACTGGCCCGGCATCATCGCTGCCGGCGCCGACCTGGTGCTGTTCAGCGGGCAGAAGGCCATGGGCGGCCCGACCGCCGGCATCATCGCCGGGCGCGCCGATCTGGTGCGCGCCTGCGTCATCCAGCGCCACGGCGTCGGCCGCCCGATGAAGGCCGGCAAGGAGGCGGTCATCGGCGCCATCGCCGCCATGCAACGCTGGAGCCGCCGCGACGAGGCAGCGGTGCAGGCGGCGGTGCTGGAGCGTGCGGAAAGGCTGGTCGCGCTGTTGCAGGGCCTGCCCGGCATCGGCGCATCCATCGTGCCCGACGAGACCGGCAACCCGTTCCACCGGGTGATCCTCGAGGTCTCGCCGGCGCTGGCGGGCGGCAATGCCCACGCCTTGGCCCGCGCCATCGCCAACGGCACGCCGCGCATCATCGTGCGCGACCTGCTCGCCGATCGCGGCCTGTTGCAGGTCGACGTCCGCCGGCTGGACGCCGACAGCCTCGCCTTGCTGGCCACCCGCATCCGCGATGCGGCGGGCGCGCTTCAGGCCTTGCGCGGCACATAG
- a CDS encoding ribonuclease activity regulator RraA produces MALEQSVVDTLKAISTATITTVLLKKGLRNVWLRGTKPLAPGQPRLVGPAFTLRFVPAREDLATPASWASPISTRAAIEAMPAGCIAVVDAMGVTDAGIFGDILCARMLKRGVVALITDGVVRDVAGVLGTGLPVWCNGVAAPPSVAGLTFVAWQQPIACGGVAVFPDDVIVVDDDGAVLIPAALLPEVLAEAPEQERTEAWIMNEVGRDVPLPGLYPMNADTKARYEAAKKDGTA; encoded by the coding sequence ATGGCACTCGAACAAAGCGTCGTCGACACGCTCAAGGCAATCTCCACGGCGACGATCACCACTGTCCTGCTGAAGAAGGGGCTGCGCAATGTCTGGCTCCGCGGCACCAAGCCGCTCGCGCCCGGCCAACCGCGCCTCGTCGGCCCGGCTTTCACGTTGCGCTTCGTTCCCGCCCGAGAGGATCTCGCCACGCCCGCAAGCTGGGCCTCGCCGATCTCCACGCGCGCCGCGATCGAGGCGATGCCGGCCGGCTGTATCGCCGTTGTAGACGCCATGGGCGTCACCGACGCCGGCATTTTCGGCGACATATTGTGCGCCCGCATGCTGAAGCGCGGCGTCGTCGCGCTGATCACCGACGGCGTGGTCCGTGACGTTGCCGGCGTGCTCGGCACCGGCCTTCCGGTCTGGTGCAACGGTGTCGCAGCCCCTCCTTCGGTCGCCGGGCTCACCTTCGTCGCCTGGCAGCAGCCGATTGCCTGCGGCGGCGTCGCGGTGTTCCCGGACGACGTCATCGTGGTCGATGACGACGGCGCGGTGCTGATACCCGCCGCGCTGTTGCCCGAGGTCCTGGCCGAAGCACCGGAGCAGGAGCGGACTGAGGCCTGGATCATGAACGAGGTTGGCCGCGATGTGCCGCTGCCCGGCCTCTATCCGATGAATGCGGATACCAAGGCCCGCTATGAGGCGGCGAAGAAGGACGGCACTGCCTGA
- a CDS encoding NAD(P)-dependent oxidoreductase: protein MANDRPTLFTGAGGILGKWLRPRLIETYGALRSTDIVDFGPALPGEEIVIADLADAAAVDRLVEGAGRIIHFGGISYETSFDRILSSNILGTYNVYEAARRFGAGPIVYASSNHAIGFYTRDDRLDANVRTRPDSLYGVSKAFGEDLASLYYDKYGVESACLRIGTARLDPIDPRHLSTWHSYEDLLRLIEACFAAPHLGCTILYGVSNNDRSWWSNAAAPNVDYRPQDNAESFKDALIPDGDTRDMEDPAVKYQGGPFITPGYVPRKA, encoded by the coding sequence ATGGCGAATGACCGTCCTACCTTGTTCACCGGCGCGGGCGGCATTCTCGGCAAGTGGCTGCGGCCTAGGCTGATCGAGACATACGGCGCGCTGCGCTCGACCGACATCGTCGATTTTGGGCCGGCTTTGCCCGGCGAGGAAATCGTCATCGCCGATCTCGCGGACGCCGCGGCGGTGGACCGTCTGGTGGAGGGCGCCGGGCGCATCATCCATTTCGGCGGCATCTCCTACGAGACCAGCTTCGACCGCATCCTGTCGTCCAACATTCTCGGCACCTACAATGTGTACGAGGCGGCGCGTCGCTTCGGGGCAGGGCCCATCGTCTATGCCAGCTCGAACCACGCCATCGGCTTCTACACGCGCGACGACCGGCTGGACGCCAATGTGCGCACCCGGCCGGACTCGCTCTATGGCGTGTCCAAGGCATTCGGCGAGGATCTGGCGAGCCTCTACTACGACAAATACGGCGTGGAGAGCGCGTGCCTGCGCATCGGCACCGCGCGGCTGGATCCGATCGACCCCCGCCATCTCTCCACCTGGCACAGCTATGAGGACCTGCTGCGCCTGATCGAGGCGTGCTTCGCCGCGCCCCATCTCGGCTGCACCATCCTTTACGGCGTGTCGAACAATGACCGCTCCTGGTGGAGCAATGCGGCGGCGCCGAATGTGGATTACCGCCCGCAGGACAATGCCGAGAGCTTCAAGGATGCGCTCATCCCGGACGGCGACACGCGCGACATGGAAGATCCCGCGGTGAAGTACCAGGGCGGGCCGTTCATCACCCCCGGCTATGTGCCGCGCAAGGCCTGA
- a CDS encoding molybdopterin biosynthesis protein encodes MPNDTVAKPREGVDQDQFLNILSREDAIERFEAALFPRDVPSERKSLADSLGRALAADIVAPIDVPPFDRSNVDGFAVRSADLASAGESAPARISLNDEVIACGKAPVQPVLTGTATSIATGGPVPRGADAIVMVEHTQPLGADAIEIRRAASPGQFVSYAGSDIARGETLLRGGTMIGSREIGMLAACGIADVSVVRRPRVAVMSTGDELVQPGQTLRPGAIYDTNGAIVTAAVIENGGDPIFVGAIADDEKILEAAMREALADCDMLVLSGGTSKGAGDVSHRIIARLGLPGIIAHGVALKPGKPLCLAVCDGKIVVILPGFPTSAMFTFHDIIVPLLRRLAGLPPRAEAQVSAKIPVRIASELGRTEFVMVSLVAADGGLIAYPSGKGSGAITSFAQADGFLRIDALADQMPAGTETAVTLFTPHVRVPDLVIIGSHCTGLDLVTAPLARAGLSVRSISVGSLGGIAAAKRGECDLAPIHLFDEKTGRYNTPFLAEGLELVPGWRRMQGIVFRVDDPRFEGLNAQDAVHAALADPACIMVNRNQGAGTRILIDRLLGSARPNGYWNQPKSHNAVAAAVGQHRADWGMTTAPVARASGLGFIPLAEEHYDFAVVTSRKQRPAVQAFLAALVSPESHAALAGAGFRPATTES; translated from the coding sequence ATGCCGAATGACACGGTTGCGAAGCCTCGTGAGGGCGTTGATCAGGACCAGTTTCTGAACATCCTGTCGCGCGAGGACGCCATTGAGCGGTTTGAGGCGGCGCTGTTTCCGCGCGACGTCCCGAGTGAGCGGAAGTCGCTCGCCGACTCCCTGGGCCGCGCGCTGGCTGCTGACATCGTCGCGCCGATCGACGTGCCGCCGTTCGATCGCTCGAACGTTGACGGCTTTGCGGTGCGCTCCGCCGATCTTGCAAGTGCCGGCGAAAGCGCGCCGGCGCGCATATCGCTCAATGACGAGGTGATTGCCTGCGGCAAAGCACCGGTTCAGCCGGTTCTCACGGGCACGGCGACGTCGATTGCCACCGGAGGGCCGGTCCCGCGCGGCGCCGATGCCATCGTCATGGTCGAGCACACCCAGCCGCTTGGCGCCGATGCGATCGAGATTCGCCGCGCCGCGTCCCCCGGCCAGTTCGTGTCTTATGCCGGATCCGACATCGCGCGCGGCGAGACGCTGCTGCGCGGCGGCACCATGATCGGATCGCGAGAGATCGGCATGCTCGCCGCCTGCGGCATCGCCGATGTGTCGGTGGTGCGGCGTCCGCGGGTCGCGGTGATGTCGACCGGTGATGAACTGGTGCAGCCCGGTCAGACGCTGCGGCCCGGCGCGATCTACGACACCAACGGCGCCATCGTCACCGCCGCCGTGATCGAGAACGGCGGCGATCCGATCTTCGTTGGCGCCATCGCGGATGACGAGAAAATCCTGGAAGCCGCCATGCGCGAGGCGTTGGCGGATTGCGACATGCTGGTGCTGTCCGGTGGCACCTCGAAGGGGGCGGGCGACGTCTCGCACCGGATCATCGCGCGGCTAGGCTTGCCCGGCATCATTGCCCATGGCGTGGCGCTGAAGCCCGGCAAGCCGCTGTGCCTGGCGGTGTGCGACGGCAAAATCGTCGTGATCCTCCCGGGCTTTCCGACCTCGGCGATGTTCACCTTCCACGACATCATTGTCCCCCTTCTGCGACGCCTCGCCGGGCTGCCGCCGCGCGCCGAGGCGCAGGTCTCGGCGAAGATCCCGGTGCGGATCGCGTCGGAGCTCGGCCGTACCGAATTCGTGATGGTGTCGCTGGTCGCTGCAGACGGCGGCCTGATAGCCTATCCAAGCGGCAAGGGATCGGGCGCGATCACATCCTTTGCTCAGGCCGACGGGTTCTTGCGAATCGATGCGCTGGCCGACCAGATGCCGGCAGGCACCGAGACCGCGGTGACGCTGTTCACGCCGCATGTCCGCGTACCGGATCTGGTGATCATCGGCAGCCATTGCACCGGACTTGATCTGGTCACTGCGCCGCTGGCGCGCGCCGGCCTCTCGGTGCGCTCGATTTCGGTCGGGAGCCTCGGCGGCATCGCGGCAGCGAAGCGTGGCGAGTGCGACCTGGCGCCGATTCATTTGTTCGACGAAAAGACCGGGCGCTACAACACGCCGTTCCTCGCCGAAGGTCTCGAACTGGTGCCTGGCTGGCGCCGCATGCAGGGGATCGTGTTTCGTGTGGACGATCCGCGCTTCGAGGGCTTGAATGCGCAGGACGCGGTACATGCGGCACTGGCCGACCCCGCCTGCATCATGGTCAACCGCAACCAGGGTGCCGGCACCCGCATCCTGATCGATCGCCTTCTCGGGTCGGCGCGGCCGAATGGCTATTGGAATCAGCCGAAGTCGCATAACGCCGTAGCCGCCGCCGTCGGCCAGCATCGCGCCGACTGGGGTATGACCACCGCGCCAGTGGCGCGTGCCTCCGGGCTTGGCTTCATTCCGCTGGCGGAAGAACACTACGATTTCGCGGTAGTGACATCACGAAAGCAGCGACCGGCAGTGCAAGCATTCCTCGCTGCATTGGTATCCCCCGAGAGCCACGCCGCGCTCGCAGGGGCCGGCTTCCGGCCGGCGACGACAGAGAGTTGA
- a CDS encoding SDR family oxidoreductase gives MDLGLQQKTALVFGAGGGLGGAIAKALAAEGAAVIVADINLDAAKATAAAIAGAGGHSRPIGWDLADLSVIEANIAGIEADFGGVDVLVNNTGGPPPTPAAGQDPALWLSSFQSMVLSVIAITDRVLPSMRARKWGRVITSTSSGVVAPIANLGISNALRLSLVGWSKTLAREVGRDGVTCNIVLPGRIATPRISFLDERKAEREGRSVADVAAESTGSIPVGRYGDPQEYGDVVAFLASARASYITGSVIRIDGGLIQSI, from the coding sequence GTGGACCTCGGACTTCAGCAGAAGACCGCACTCGTGTTCGGTGCTGGCGGCGGGCTCGGCGGCGCTATCGCGAAGGCGCTGGCAGCGGAAGGCGCGGCGGTGATCGTCGCCGACATCAATCTCGACGCCGCCAAGGCGACTGCCGCCGCGATCGCCGGTGCCGGCGGCCACTCCCGGCCCATCGGCTGGGATCTGGCGGATCTGTCGGTGATCGAGGCGAACATCGCCGGCATCGAGGCTGATTTCGGCGGCGTGGACGTGCTCGTCAACAACACCGGCGGGCCACCCCCGACGCCGGCCGCCGGGCAGGATCCAGCCCTTTGGCTGAGCAGCTTCCAGTCGATGGTGCTCTCGGTCATCGCGATCACGGACCGCGTGCTGCCGAGCATGCGCGCGCGCAAATGGGGCCGGGTCATCACCTCGACCTCGTCCGGCGTTGTCGCGCCGATCGCCAATCTCGGCATCTCCAACGCGCTCAGGCTATCGCTGGTGGGCTGGTCGAAGACGCTGGCGCGTGAAGTCGGTCGCGACGGTGTGACCTGCAACATCGTGCTTCCCGGCCGCATCGCCACCCCACGCATCAGCTTCCTCGACGAGCGCAAGGCCGAGCGCGAGGGCCGCAGCGTCGCCGACGTCGCCGCCGAGAGCACCGGCTCCATCCCGGTCGGCCGCTACGGCGATCCGCAGGAATATGGCGACGTTGTCGCATTCCTCGCCAGCGCGCGCGCGTCCTACATCACCGGTTCGGTCATCCGCATCGATGGCGGCCTTATCCAGAGCATCTGA
- a CDS encoding molybdopterin-binding protein, with translation MTQRLPLSLTSLDVARQMLCGGLQPVAPRDVLLADALGCVAAEMAATEPFPPRDIATLDGWAFAARDLVGASSYAPLAMAAAPCWVEAGDAMPQDCDCVVDADVVDAFGPLVQVTAEAIPGQGVRRAGSDIAGGGALVAAGHPIRSLDLVRARGAGYTSISVRRPSLRLIDMPTTKKRDLTVHLIAELAQAAGTMVTRGDTASLRGDASDLLITIGGTGVGRGDATVLALAQSGVVLAHGIALQPGRTTAIGINENIPVIALPGAPDQALAAWWTLALPMVDHLALRVSRPMVTLPLARKIASGVGVAEIALLRQTNATWMPLAVGDLSLDAIASADAWCAIPAGSEGFAAGAVVDAYLLKSCD, from the coding sequence ATGACGCAGCGCCTGCCACTGTCGCTGACGTCCCTCGATGTGGCGCGGCAGATGCTGTGCGGTGGTTTGCAGCCGGTGGCACCGCGGGATGTTTTGCTGGCAGATGCACTAGGATGCGTGGCCGCCGAGATGGCGGCGACAGAACCATTTCCGCCGCGCGATATCGCTACCCTCGACGGCTGGGCCTTTGCCGCGCGCGATCTGGTCGGCGCGTCGTCTTATGCGCCGCTGGCGATGGCCGCCGCACCCTGCTGGGTCGAGGCCGGCGATGCGATGCCTCAAGATTGCGATTGCGTGGTTGACGCCGATGTCGTCGATGCGTTCGGTCCGCTGGTGCAGGTAACGGCAGAAGCCATTCCGGGGCAGGGTGTTCGTCGCGCGGGTAGCGATATCGCCGGGGGCGGCGCGCTTGTCGCCGCGGGACATCCGATCCGCAGCCTCGACCTCGTGCGGGCGAGGGGGGCAGGATACACATCGATATCGGTGCGGCGACCGAGCCTGCGGCTGATCGACATGCCGACGACGAAGAAGCGCGATCTTACCGTGCACCTTATCGCCGAGCTGGCGCAGGCCGCCGGCACCATGGTCACGCGCGGCGATACCGCATCACTGCGGGGCGACGCCAGCGATCTGCTTATCACCATTGGCGGCACCGGCGTCGGCCGCGGCGACGCTACCGTCCTCGCGCTGGCGCAATCCGGCGTGGTGTTGGCTCATGGCATCGCACTACAGCCCGGCCGGACCACTGCCATCGGCATCAACGAGAACATCCCCGTCATTGCATTGCCTGGAGCACCGGATCAGGCGCTGGCGGCGTGGTGGACGCTGGCACTGCCTATGGTGGATCACCTCGCCTTGCGGGTATCGCGACCAATGGTGACGCTACCGCTCGCGCGAAAGATCGCATCGGGCGTCGGTGTTGCCGAAATTGCACTGCTCAGGCAAACCAATGCGACATGGATGCCGCTTGCGGTTGGCGATCTTTCGCTGGACGCAATCGCTTCGGCCGATGCCTGGTGCGCCATTCCGGCAGGCAGCGAGGGTTTTGCGGCGGGAGCGGTCGTCGATGCCTATCTTCTGAAGTCCTGCGACTGA